A segment of the Oleidesulfovibrio alaskensis DSM 16109 genome:
TCGCTGGACCATGCGCAAAAACGCGGCGCTGTTCCGCTGGCTGAAGTATGCGGATACGGCTGCAGCATGGACGGCCACGCCATGACCGCACCGCACCCGCAGGGCATGCACGCGGAACAGGCTGTCAGAACCGCTCTGCACGAAGCAGGGGCCGGACCGGCCGATGTGACCGCCGTCTGTGCACACGGTACGGGCACGCTGCGCAACGACACCGCCGAATCAGTCATGCTCACGCGGCTTTTTGCCCCGACCGGACACCGGCCGCCGGTTCTTGCCCTCAAATCATGGACAGGACACTGCGCCTCTGCCTGCGGTGCCGTGGAACTGGCCGTACTGCTGGCCTGTGCCCGGCACGGTTTTCTGCCCCCCGTGCGCAACCTGCAGGCTCCGCTGTGCGACAGTCTCTCGTTTGTCCGCCGCATTCAGCCGTGCACCGCTGCAGAGCTGTACGCTGCCGGACGTCCGGAAAAGCTTTCCGCCCTGACGCTTCTGCAGAGCTTCGGGTTCGGCGGCCAGAACGCCGCGCTGGCGGTACGTCCCTTCCGCGCATCAACCGCCGCGGCAATACAGGATGACAATATACCGGCATGAAACATAAAAACACTATCACGCTGCGCTGCAACGCCGCTCCGGCGCCGGAAACGCTCCATACGCCGGCCACGGCCCTGTTCGTTGTACCCGCCGCGGTAAGTGCGGTCTGCAGCAGCAGCATACGGGGGACAGTACGCGGGGGCGGGCATTCCGGCGAGCCATGGTTCATGACTGAAGCACTGGCCCAGTTTGCCGCGCTGCACACCCGCTGGCTGTGCGGTTTTTCCTGCCACGCATTTCTGCTCTCGGTACGGCGCATGCCCCATATACGCCTTTCTGCCGCCGACCTGCCCGCAGGGGCAACCGCACCGGTGCATGTGCTGCTGACATCACGCACCGGTTCGGACAGCAGGCACGCATTTGAATACACCGTGCAAATGCAGCTGGGTGCCCGCACCGTGCAGGGAATACTGCTTACCGGCACCCTGCCCTATGACGACAGATTTTCAGCTGACCGGCTGCAGAAGCGTTACAGGGAGCTTTTCGCATGGCTTACGCGGCATTGAACGCGCGGTTGCGGGCACTGACGGCCGCAGGACTGTACCGCAGACGCATCTGTCAGGAATCCCGTCAGGGAAAATGGGTGACCGTGGACGGCAGGCAACTGTTGAATTTTGCCTCAAACGACTATCTGGGACTGGCAGCGGATACAGACTGGCAGGCTCAGGTGGCCCGCTGCTTTGCACAGCATCCCCCGTCCGCCTCTGCTTCGGCTCTGGCGGGGGGGCACTCGCGCACCATCAGGGCCGCCGAAGAATCACTTGCCGAATATTTCGGCTATGCGGAATGCGTGCTGCTGCCCAGCGGTTATCAGGCCAATCTGGCCCTGCTGCAGGCGCTGGCCTTTTGCGGCGATACAGTGCTGTACGACAAACGCATCCATGCCAGCACTGCAGCAGCCGTACGCGCCGGTGCCGCAACGCCCTGCGGTTTCCGCCACAACGATACACGGCACCTTGCCCGCAGGCTGGAAAAAACGGACAAGCCGGACAGTACGGGCACAAAAGTTATTCTGGTGGAATCGCTGTACAGTATGGACGGCGACAGTCCGGACTTTGCCGCACTGCACCGGATCAAGGAACGGCATAACGCCATACTGGTGGCAGACGAGGCGCACGCCTTCGGCGTGCTGGGCACAGAAGGCAGAGGGCTGGCAACCGGCAGTGCCGACATGGCTGTGGGCACGCTGGGAAAAGCGCTGGGACTGTTCGGTGCATTCATTCTGCTGCCGCGCGGCGGAACAGAATTGCTGTGCAATCTGGCGTCGCCCTTCATTCACTCCACGGCACTGCCCGACGCGCACGCCGCATGCGCGGCCATGCTGCCCCGGCGCATTGCACGCATGGAGGAACAACGCGACCGTGTGGCCCGGCTGAGCCGTCTCATGCGGACGGAACTGCAGGGGCTGGGGCTGCCTGTGCACGGCACAGCGCACATCATCACGCTGGAAACAGGCGACGAAGCACTGACAAGCCGGACAGCTGCCGCGCTGCGGCAGCACGGTATTCTGGCACTGGCGGCACGGCACCCCACCGTGCCCGCACGAAGAGCCGTCATACGTCTGGGCATGACGGCTCTGCATTCGGCCCGCGACGTAGAGGTATGCGTGCGGAGCCTTACGACGATCCTGCGAGGTATTGTATGAATCATCGTGAACCGATGCCCCTGCACCTGTTTGTCACAGGAACGGACACCGGTGCGGGAAAAACCGTGGTCAGCCTGCTGCTGCTTAAAGTTCTGCACGGGCGCGGGCACATGCCCCGTTACTTCAAACCGCTGCAGACCGGCTGTATTTCTCCCTCGGATGCGGACAGTGACGCCCGTTTCATCCATAACTATCATGAGCCGCTGCGGAACATTGCGCCGGAACATTCCACGGGGCTGTGCTTCAAGTCTCCCAAGGCTCCGCTCTATGCCGCACGCGACGAAGGCCGCGGCATAGAGGCGGAAACCGTCTTGCGCAGGCTGGCATCCCTGCGCAGGGAAAAGGCGCCCCTCGTGGCGGAAGGAGCAGGCGGGCTGCTGGTACCGGTAACCCCGCACGCCACCGTTATCGATATTATCGAACAGTCGGGCATGCGGCCCGTACTGGTGGCCCGCACGGGGCTGGGCACCATCAACCATACGCTCCTTTCACTGGAGGTGCTCAGGCTGCGGAACATAAAACCGGCAGGGATTGTGTTTGTCGAGGCAAGGGATGAACCCACGCCCGCAGCCATGATTCAGGAAAACATGGACGCCGTGTCCGCATTTTCCGGAATATCCGTCAGCGGCGTTGTGCCGCATATTTCTGATTTTCATTCACCGCCCCCGCAGGCTCTGGCCGTCGTGGAGCGGCTTGTGGACGGGATGCTTTAGCCCCGTCCGCCTGCCACCCGCACAGACCCGCCGGTCTTTTCCGCATGCTCCGGAAAGCAGGCCAGCAGGTCGTCCAGAGTTTCGCGGCGGCGGATAAGCCGGTCGCGGCCGTCTTTGTCCACCAGCACTTCGGCCGGACGCAGACGCTGATTGTAGCTGGAACTCATGGCAAAACCGTAGGCTCCGGCATCCAGCATGGCGATGATGTCGCCTTCCTGTATCTCGGGCAGGTCGCGGGCGGCAGCCATGATATCGCCTGATTCGCAGATATTGCCCACGATGGTCTGCTGCATGGTTTCCTGCTGCGGAACACCGTCTTCGCGGTATATCTCCACATCATGAAAAGCGTCGTACATGACCGGACGCTGCAGAACGTTGAACCCGAGATCTGTACCGGCAAAGCGGCGTTCGCCGTTGTTTTTGACGGCATGCACGGTACCCAGTACCACGCCGCACTCAGCGGTCACATAGCGGCCCGGCTCGATCATAAAGCGTCCGTTGTATCCCGTGCGTTCCGCCCATCTGCCGATGCAGTCATCCAGCATGCGGCCCGTGGCTTCCATGTCCAGCCGGGGCTGTTTTTCATATTTGCGGTACGGAATGCCGAATCCTCCGCCGAAGTCGATGACCTCCAGCGAATCCCACTGTTCCGCCTCGCGCAGAAGAAACTCCACGGCTTCCAAGTAGCTGTCCGGCTCCATGAACAGCGAACCGATGTGCTGGTTAAGCCCTGCAAGAGTCAGGTTGTGCCGCTTGAGAATGCGGCGCACGGCATCGCCGTCGTCCGGCCCTATGCCGAATTTCGTTTCCTTGCCGCCGGTGACAACCTTTTTGTGGTGTCCCGCGCCGATGCCTGGATTGATGCGGATCATCACCTTGCCGCCGGGGTTCACCTGCCCCAGCAGATCAAGCTGCGACAGAGAGTCCACGCTGACCAGCAGACCGTGATCGACAGCATTGCGCAGTTCTTCGGCAGAAACGTTGTTGCAGACGTAGGTTATTTCGTCGGGCGTGAATCCCGCCGCAAGATGCATGGCGATTTCGCCGGGAGACATGGCATCCACCACCAGTCCTTCGGAACGGATAATGCGCAGCAGCGAAAGATTGGCATTGGCCTTGGCCGAATAATTGACCCGGAACCCCGGATGACTGCTCAACCCTTTCAATTCGCGGCATCTGCGGCGCAGTACGTTTTCATTATACACGTACAGCGGGCTGCCATAGGTTTCCACCAGCTCCATGGGTGTGGAAAGCCCGTAAAAATCCAGTTCATCTGTCACGGCGGAACGAACGTTCGACATTATTTCCCCCTTGTGGGACTCTCCTCCGGTTCTGCACCGCTCATGCCGGACCGGATCTTGATAAGTTCAATTTCATTCAGCAGCGCCTCGCGCATCAGA
Coding sequences within it:
- a CDS encoding aminotransferase class I/II-fold pyridoxal phosphate-dependent enzyme: MAYAALNARLRALTAAGLYRRRICQESRQGKWVTVDGRQLLNFASNDYLGLAADTDWQAQVARCFAQHPPSASASALAGGHSRTIRAAEESLAEYFGYAECVLLPSGYQANLALLQALAFCGDTVLYDKRIHASTAAAVRAGAATPCGFRHNDTRHLARRLEKTDKPDSTGTKVILVESLYSMDGDSPDFAALHRIKERHNAILVADEAHAFGVLGTEGRGLATGSADMAVGTLGKALGLFGAFILLPRGGTELLCNLASPFIHSTALPDAHAACAAMLPRRIARMEEQRDRVARLSRLMRTELQGLGLPVHGTAHIITLETGDEALTSRTAAALRQHGILALAARHPTVPARRAVIRLGMTALHSARDVEVCVRSLTTILRGIV
- the bioD gene encoding dethiobiotin synthase; translation: MNHREPMPLHLFVTGTDTGAGKTVVSLLLLKVLHGRGHMPRYFKPLQTGCISPSDADSDARFIHNYHEPLRNIAPEHSTGLCFKSPKAPLYAARDEGRGIEAETVLRRLASLRREKAPLVAEGAGGLLVPVTPHATVIDIIEQSGMRPVLVARTGLGTINHTLLSLEVLRLRNIKPAGIVFVEARDEPTPAAMIQENMDAVSAFSGISVSGVVPHISDFHSPPPQALAVVERLVDGML
- the lysA gene encoding diaminopimelate decarboxylase — encoded protein: MSNVRSAVTDELDFYGLSTPMELVETYGSPLYVYNENVLRRRCRELKGLSSHPGFRVNYSAKANANLSLLRIIRSEGLVVDAMSPGEIAMHLAAGFTPDEITYVCNNVSAEELRNAVDHGLLVSVDSLSQLDLLGQVNPGGKVMIRINPGIGAGHHKKVVTGGKETKFGIGPDDGDAVRRILKRHNLTLAGLNQHIGSLFMEPDSYLEAVEFLLREAEQWDSLEVIDFGGGFGIPYRKYEKQPRLDMEATGRMLDDCIGRWAERTGYNGRFMIEPGRYVTAECGVVLGTVHAVKNNGERRFAGTDLGFNVLQRPVMYDAFHDVEIYREDGVPQQETMQQTIVGNICESGDIMAAARDLPEIQEGDIIAMLDAGAYGFAMSSSYNQRLRPAEVLVDKDGRDRLIRRRETLDDLLACFPEHAEKTGGSVRVAGGRG